In a genomic window of Ipomoea triloba cultivar NCNSP0323 chromosome 3, ASM357664v1:
- the LOC116013281 gene encoding probable LRR receptor-like serine/threonine-protein kinase IRK — protein MGMRGVLCFLFLSLLVLVRGLNPSLNDDVLGLIVFKSDIQDPNGKLVSWNEEDYSPCNWDGVKCNPRSNRVSELNLDDFGLSGKIGRGLLQLQFLRKLSLAKNNLTGGLSVGLTQLPNLRVMDLSQNSLSGPIPADFFQQCGSLRSISLAKNKFSGQIPESLSSCAALASLNLSSNQFSGVLPAGIWSLPSLRSLDLSDNLLKGEIPKDIEGLKNLRQINLRKNQIEGEVPDEIGDCLLLRSIDFSQNSLSGGLPSTMQKLSLCNELILKQNAFTGDFPEWIGEMNSLQTLDLSENNFSGEVPTSIANLQSLKVLNLSRNSISGSLPISMSSCINLLVLDASHNSLTGEVPSWLYKLGLKQVILSENRLTGSLDNAFATSMENSRQKIVALDMSHNNLSGEIPSALGDFDGLEFLNLSGNKLYGNIPNSIGKLKSLDMLDLSENELNGSIPTEIGEATSLRELRLQKNYLDGGIPASIGNCLSLMTLSLSHNNLTGPLPAALAKLASLQNVDLSFNKLTGSLPKQLADLVHLLSFNVSHNRLNGELPGGGFFNTISPSSVSGNPSLCGAAVNRSCNTVLPKPLVLNPNSTDDAPDTIPQAFAHKKKILSISALIAIGAAAVIVVGVIAITVLNMRVRSATSRSAAALTFSGGDDFSHSPSTDANSGKLVMFTGDPDFSTGAHALLNKDCELGRGGFGAVYRTVLGDGHPVAIKKLTVSSLVKSQEDFEREVKKLGKVRHPNLVTLEGYYWTPSLQLLIYEFVSGGNLYKRLHEGSGPNLAWSERFNLILGTAKSLAHLHQMNIVHYNIKSSNVLIDSSGEPKVADYGLARLLPMLDRYILSSKIQSALGYMAPEFACKTVKITEKCDVYGFGVLILEIVTGKKPVEYMEDDVVVICDMVRGALEDGGVEDCIDKRLQGKYPAEEAIPVMKLGLICTSQVPSNRPDMTEVVNILELIRCPSESHDELG, from the exons ATGGGAATGAGAGGGGTGTTGtgctttttgtttttgagtCTTTTGGTTTTGGTTAGGGGTTTGAACCCTTCATTGAATGATGATGTTCTGGGGTTGATTGTGTTCAAGTCTGACATTCAAGATCCAAATGGAAAGCTGGTTTCTTGGAATGAAGAGGATTACAGTCCTTGCAATTGGGATGGGGTGAAATGCAACCCTAGATCCAATAGGGTGTCTGAGCTTAATCTTGATGATTTTGGGCTTTCTGGGAAGATAGGCAGAGGCCTTCTTCAATTGCAGTTCCTCAGGAAGCTCTCACTGGCTAAGAATAATCTTACTGGAGGGTTAAGTGTTGGTCTTACCCAGCTTCCTAATCTCAGGGTGATGGACTTGAGCCAGAACAGTCTGTCTGGCCCGATTCCGGCTGATTTCTTTCAGCAATGTGGGTCGTTGAGATCGATTTCTTTGGCCAAAAACAAGTTTTCAGGGCAAATTCCTGAGAGTTTGAGCTCATGTGCGGCATTAGCTTCATTGAATTTGTCCTCAAATCAGTTTTCTGGAGTGTTGCCTGCTGGGATTTGGTCTTTGCCTTCCCTGAGGTCTCTTGATCTGTCAGATAATCTGCTGAAGGGTGAGATTCCAAAGGACATTGAAGGTCTCAAGAATTTGAGACAGATCAATTTGAGGAAGAATCAAATTGAGGGTGAAGTACCTGATGAGATTGGAGATTGTTTGCTGCTGAGGTCAATTGATTTTAGCCAAAATTCCCTTTCTGGAGGACTTCCCAGCACAATGCAGAAGCTGAGCTTGTGTAACGAGCTAATCTTGAAACAAAATGCATTCACTGGCGATTTTCCGGAATGGATTGGAGAAATGAATAGCCTCCAGACTCTGGACCTTTCAGAAAACAACTTCTCTGGTGAGGTTCCAACTTCCATTGCAAATCTTCAGTCACTGAAGGTACTAAACTTATCTAGGAATTCGATTTCTGGAAGCTTGCCAATATCCATGAGCAGTTGCATAAACCTTCTGGTTTTAGATGCTAGTCATAACTCCTTGACAGGTGAAGTTCCTTCTTGGCTATATAAACTGGGATTAAAGCAGGTTATCCTTTCTGAAAATAGGCTTACTGGTAGTCTAGATAATGCTTTTGCTACATCTATGGAGAATTCTCGTCAAAAGATTGTAGCTTTGGATATGTCTCACAATAATTTGTCTGGAGAGATTCCATCTGCTCTTGGAGATTTTGATGGCTTGGAATTCTTGAATTTGTCTGGAAATAAACTCTATGGAAACATTCCTAATAGTATTGGAAAACTGAAATCCCTGGATATGCTCGACTTGAGTGAGAATGAGTTAAATGGAAGCATTCCTACCGAAATTGGAGAAGCCACCTCTCTTAGGGAATTGAGGCTACAGAAGAACTACTTGGATGGAGGAATTCCCGCTTCAATTGGAAACTGTTTGTCACTAATGACTTT GTCTCTTTCACATAATAACCTAACTGGCCCTTTACCAGCAGCCCTAGCGAAACTTGCTTCCCTCCAAAATGTTGACTTGTCGTTTAACAAACTAACCGGAAGTCTGCCAAAGCAGCTAGCCGATCTTGTGCACTTGTTATCCTTCAATGTTTCACATAACCGATTAAATGGTGAACTGCCTGGCGGTGGGTTTTTCAACACCATTTCACCGTCTTCTGTGTCGGGTAATCCATCCCTTTGTGGGGCTGCAGTCAATAGGTCTTGCAATACTGTCCTACCCAAACCGCTCGTACTGAACCCGAACTCAACCGATGATGCTCCTGACACGATCCCTCAGGCTTTTGCCCACAAGAAGAAAATTCTCAGCATCTCGGCCCTCATTGCCATTGGTGCAGCTGCTGTAATTGTTGTTGGCGTGATTGCTATTACGGTGCTCAATATGCGTGTGCGGTCTGCCACCTCTCGTTCCGCTGCAGCTCTCACGTTTTCTGGCGGTGATGACTTCAGCCACTCGCCCAGTACCGATGCAAATTCTGGCAAGCTCGTCATGTTTACAGGAGATCCCGACTTCAGTACTGGCGCTCATGCACTGCTTAACAAAGATTGTGAGCTCGGGCGTGGTGGATTTGGAGCAGTCTACCGGACGGTTCTCGGGGACGGACATCCCGTTGCAATTAAGAAGCTCACCGTCTCGAGTCTTGTTAAGTCTCAGGAGGACTTTGAAAGGGAAGTTAAGAAGTTGGGAAAAGTTAGACACCCTAATCTTGTGACACTTGAAGGCTATTATTGGACCCCATCACTGCAGCTTCTTATCTATGAATTTGTCTCGGGTGGAAATTTGTATAAACGTCTCCACGAAGGATCGGGTCCAAATTTAGCATGGAGCGAGAGATTCAACTTAATTCTCGGGACAGCTAAAAGCTTAGCTCACTTGCACCAAATGAACATTGTTCACTACAATATAAAATCGAGCAATGTTCTGATTGACAGCTCGGGTGAACCAAAAGTTGCAGATTATGGCTTAGCAAGGCTGTTGCCAATGCTGGACCGATATATTCTGAGCAGTAAGATCCAAAGTGCACTTGGCTACATGGCGCCCGAGTTTGCCTGCAAAACCGTGAAGATAACAGAGAAATGCGACGTGTATGGGTTTGGAGTTCTGATTCTCGAGATAGTTACTGGAAAGAAGCCAGTCGAGTACATGGAGGACGACGTTGTTGTAATCTGTGACATGGTTAGAGGAGCACTCGAAGATGGCGGGGTGGAAGACTGCATTGACAAGAGGCTGCAAGGGAAGTATCCAGCCGAGGAGGCGATTCCCGTGATGAAATTAGGTTTAATCTGCACCTCGCAAGTTCCTTCGAACAGACCAGACATGACAGAAGTAGTGAACATTTTGGAGCTGATCAGATGCCCTTCTGAAAGCCACGATGAACTCGGTTAA